In the Streptomyces sp. WMMC940 genome, CCGGCGGTGTGTGCCTCGGGACGTGCGCCTGGCCGTGGACTACGGCCGCGTACCCGCGTTTCGCGGCGGTCGGCCCCCGCACACCGTGACCGCGTGGGCCCCGGCACGGCATCCCGCCGACGCCGCGGCGGCCGGGGACGCGCCTGACAGCAGTGCGGCCAGGAAGGCGCCCGTGAAGGCGTCGCCCGCTCCCGTGGAGTCGACCGCCGTCGCCGGAACCGGGGCGACCCGGGCCGTCACCGCGCCCGACTCCGCGACGAGCGCGCCGCCCGCGCCGAGCGTGACGACGGCCAGCGGGACGTGGCGGCTCAGTTCGGCCGCGGCGTCGCCGGGGTCGGGGAGGCCGGTGAGGAGCCGGGCCTCGTCCGCGTTCGGGAGCAGCACGGCGGCGCCCGCCGTCGCCCTGAGGAAGCGGTCCACGCCCAGAGCGGCGATGAACCCGGCGGAGGCCGGGTCGACGCTCACCGGAACGCCCCGTTCGAGCGCGTCCACGAGTGCCAGTCCGGCCAGTTCCCGGCTGGGCTCGGAGAAGAAGAGGTACCCGGAGAGATGGAGTCGGGCCACTCCGTCCAGCAGCCCCGCCGACCAGTCGGCGGGGCACAGCCGCAGCGCCGCTCCGCTGTCGGTGAGGAAGGTCCGTTCGGCCTTCGCGTCGACCAGTGCGACGATCGTGGCCGTCGGTGCCTCCTCGTCGGGGATCAGCGTCGGGCGGACTCCGGAGTTCCGCAGCAGTGTGTCGTGCCACTCCGCGCCGTCCGCGCCGACCCGGCCGAGCAGCCGCACGTCCGCACAGCCCGAGTGGGCCGCCCAGCAGGCGGCGTTGGCGCCGGCGCCGCCCGGCAGCGTCCGTATCTCCGCCGCGGTGTCGGTCCCGTACGTGAGCGGCTCGGCGTGGCGGGCCACCACGTCCGTGGCCACGTCCCCGACGACCAGCAGCGCTCCGGCCGCACCGGGCCGCGCCGGTTCCTCGTGGCCCGCTGCCGCTCTCACAGCGCGGCCGCGATCCGCGCCGCCAGCCGTACGTTGCCGCGTACCGCCGCCAGATTGGCCTCCAGCGAGGCGCCGCCCGTGCGTTTCATCAGGAAGTCCAGCAGGAACGGTGTGACCGCCTGGCCGCCGATGCCCCGCTCCCGGCATTCGTCGAGCGCCTCCGCGAGCACACGGTCGTGCAGTGCCGGGTCCAGCTGCTCGTCCTCCGGCACCGGCCGGGCCACGATCAGCGCCGTGTCCGGCCCGCCGAGCGCGTCCTGTGCCCGCATCACGTCCGCCACCTCCTCGGGGGTACGGACCGTCCAGTCGACCGGCAGGCCGGAGGAGGACAGATAGAACCCGGGGAAGTGCCCGGTGCCGTAGCCGAGGACGCCGACCCCGAGGGTCTCCAGGCGCTGCAGCGTCGCCGGGACGTCGAGGATCGACTTGACCCCGGCGCAGACGACCGTGATCCCGGTCCTGGCGAGCAGCCGCAGGTCCGCCGACTCGTCCTGGGTGACGGACCACTCCCGGTGCACCCCGCCGAGCCCGCCGGTCGCGAAGACCCGGATCCCGGCGCGTGCCGCGAGGAAAGCCGTGGCGGACACGGTCGTCGCCCCGCTGGCCCCGGCGGCGAGGGCGGGTGCCAGGTCGCGGTGCCCGAGCTTGCGCACCCCCGGGTCCGTGGCGATGCGCTCCAACTCGTCCTTGCCCAGGCCGACATGGGCCCTGCCGTCCAGTACGGCGATCGTCGCCGGCACCGCGCCGGCGCCTCTGACCAGCGTCTCGAGCTCCTCGGCGACGGCCAGATTGCGCGGCCGCGGCAGTCCGTGGGCGATGATCGTGGATTCCAGGGCGACGACGGGCCGACGCGCGGCGAGCGCCTCCCGTACCTCTTCGGACATCATCAGCGTGGTCTCGGGCATGTCCACATCCCTGGCACGGCAGCGGCGTGCTCAAACGTTTCGGCAGTCGCCCCGTCACGCCCCGGCCGACATGATGCGCGCGCTCGTGCCCCGCCCCGTCCGTCGCGCCGCTCCGTTGCACGCCGCCGCCCCACCGGGATCATCCGGCTCAGCAGCCGTCCGCCGCTGCTACCGCCGCCGCTCGCACCGTCTCCGCCGCGGCTGCCGGACCGCGCCCCGCCCCTCCCGGCCACCTTGCTCCGCCGCTTCCCCACCAGCACCGCTTCCGGGACCACGGTGCCGACGGCCCGCGCACCGACCGGGCACGGCGGCCCGAGCGGTGCTTCGCGACTCAGCCGCAGTCGCGCGGCTTCGGCAGTCGGGGCAGCCGGTCCGCACGCACGACCTGGATCACCGACCGTGCGCCCGGCCCCTTCACCCGGTCCTTGTTGTAGGCGACGGCCAGGGCGCCCGCTCTGGCCTGGGCGTAGCCGTACTGCGGGGTGATCCGCGTGTACGCGGAGGTCCGCAGGTCCAGGGCGTAGGCGGCCTCCGGCGTACGCCATGTGATCAGTTCACCGCTGATGCGCAGCTGGTCGAGCCCCTCGGCCGCGGGGGCACCGGAGAGACGTGCCACCGGTGACGGCTGCCCCTGCCGCCAGACCACCAGCCTCGGCTCACCCCCGTCCTCGCCCTCCTCCTCGATCCAGGCCCAGGTGGTGCCGTCGGAGGCCGGAGACCTCAGATCGCGCAGTGCGGCGAGGGGTCCCGGCAGTCCGGCGGGGCGCAGGGTGGTGAACGACAGCGCGGACAGCTGCGTCGAGCGTCCGTCCGCGCTCGCCTCCCGCCAGGCCAGCAGCCCGCCCGCGGCGAACGGGGCGTCGAGCACACCGGAGTGCAGGGCGCGAGGCGAGGCGGCCCGGTTCCCGGAGCCGGGCCGCCGGACCGGACTGCTGAAGATCGTGGCCCGGCCCTTGCCCGTGCCCTGCGCCCAGAAGACCGAACCGTTCCGGACGACGGGCTGGGGGAGCGGGCCGGGGAGGGTGGACCGGGCGAGCCTGCGCATCCCGCCCCGGGCGTCCTGCACGTACAACGACCACGGACTGTCCAGCGTGCGGCCCTCCAGGACCGCGAACGCCGTCCACCGTCCGTCCGCCGAGACGTCGGCGGCGAGGAGCTGGTGCTCGACGGGATCGGTGAACGTCAGCAGGGTGCGTGGTGCCCCGGCGTCCTCGACGACGGCCGCCCGGCGGCTCCGCCCGTCGGAGAGCTGGACCACGGTCCACCGGGCCCGGGGGCCGACCTCGGTGAGGACCGCACGCTGGCCCGCCGGCGCGCGGAACTCGCCTGCCGCGAGCGCGGACCGCCAGCTCGCGGGCAGGGGCGCCTCGCACGCCGCCCGGACGACGGTGGCCGGCGGGGAAGCCGTCCGCGCGGAGCCGGACGGCAGCGCGTGCGCCGGCCCCGACGAGGACGGCGACGGCCCTGCGGAGGCCGGCGACGGGGGAACCGGAGAGGCGGTGGGGTCCGTGGGGCCCGACTTGTGGGCCGGTGAGCACCCCAGGCCCGCGAGCACGAGCAGGGCCGAGCCGAGCAGCGCCGGGACCCGTGGTGCTCCGGCGCGGTTCGCTGGTGCCGGTGGTGCCGGTGGTGCCGGTGGTGCCGGTGGTGCCGGTGGTGTCGGTGGTGCCGGTGGTGCCGGTCGTTCCGGTGGTGAGCCGGCGCGGGCCCACCGGCCGCACCGGCGCTCCGGACGGTCCGGCGCCCCGCCCGCCGGACGGGGCATGCCGGCCAGGGGCTTCCGGCCGGAGGGCCTACCAGACGTAGCCACGGCCACCCATGATCGTCGTGATGGTGTCCGCGGAGATCCGGGCGGACTTCGGGACGCCGCCGGCCCACGAGATCACGCTGGTGCTCACCCCGCCGACCGGGTCCAGGTAGCGGACCTGCCGCGCGTCCGTGTCGCTGTTGTAGCCGTCGATGGCCACCCAGTGGAAGATCTCGATGTTCGGGTGCCCGGCCAGGTGCGGACCGCCCGGTACTTCCCAGGCGTTCCCGGCGATCGCGTAGTCGTAGTCCGTGTTGTGGACGATGTGCTCCCGGAAGTCCGCCACGTCGGCCGACGTCGGGCTGTACGGCAGCGACCTCGGCACGTAGTTGGCGCCGGGGAGACGGTGGTTGAGGGCGTCGGCCATCGGGTAGCCGGTCGGCTCCGCCACGTCGATGCCGACCCCGTACCAGGCCGTGCCGTTGGAATCGGTCTCCAGGAGGTCCGCCGCGCTCTGCTGGGAGCGCCCACCGACCTCGTCGTGCGCGGACTGGGTGATGACCAGGGCGGCCGGGCCGCACCAGTACGACGTCCGCTGGGACTGGTGCAGGCCGCCCGAGACGATGTAGCCGGCGCGCTTGGCGCGGGTGGCCGGCCGCCCGAACCACGCGGCGGCCTCCGCCTCCTTCCTGGCGGTGACCCGGCGCTGCTCGGGGGTGAGCCGCTGCGGACCGAGGGTGTCCAGGGCCTGCTTGTAGAACGCGCCGGGTGCCCGCCGGGACCCGGATCCGGGCAGGGGGCCCGGGAAGGGGTCGGTGTCCTGCCCCGCCGTCGCGCGGGCGTCGGCCGGTTCCGCTGCGGCGGCCGGCCCGGTCGCGATGAGGGCGGAGAGGAGGCACACGGCCGTGATGAGGGCGAGGCAACGCCCTGTGCGCACTGCTGACATCGGTGGTCGCTTCCTGTACGAGGGAACTCGGGCAAGCGCTGCCGTGGGTGTCGCACGCCTTCGCGCGTGGGCAGCTGTGGGCGTACCTCGACGGTGCCCCGCGCCCTTGTGCCTCCCGGAGCGGCTCGCCGCGCGCCGCGGATCTTTCGCCCGCTAAGGTGAGCCGCCATGACGACCTTTGATCACTCAGTTGCCGGGCCTTCTTCTCCTTCGTTCGTCGTGCACATCCCGGACGCGGAGCTGGAGCCCGAGCCCCTCGACCCGGCGCAGATCGTCTCGGGGAACCCGGTGGTGACGGGCAAGGTGCTGTGGGAGTCCGAGGACGGGAAGCAGGTACGCGGCCTCTGGCAGATCACGCCCGGCGTGGTCACCGACACCGAGGCCAACGAGCTGTTCGTCGTCGTGAGTGGACGCGCCACGGTCGAGGTCGAGGGCGGTGCCACGCTGGAGATCGGGCCGGGCGACGCCTGTGTCCTGCGGGAGGGCGACCGTACGACGTGGACCGTCCACGAGACGCTGCGCAAGGCCTACCACATCAGCCAGTGACGGCGTCGGCGGGCGGTCAGTCCTCGGCCGCCGCGTCGCTGCGGGTGACGGCGCGGCGGACGGCGAGGGCCGCGAGCGGCAGCAGCAGACTCGCGCCGACGAGGTTGAGCAGACCGTAGCCTCCCTGCGCCACGATCAGCCCCGCCATGACGCCGCCGATACCGGCTGCCGCGTTCATGGTCAGGTCCGACAGGCCCTGGGCCGCCGCCCGGGCGGGTCCCGGCACGGAGTCGGTGAGCAGGGCGGAGCCGGAGACCAGGCCCGCGGACCAGCCGAGGCCGAGCAGGAACAGACCCGCCGCGGTACGGCCGTGGCTCGCTCCCGCCGTGCCCGCGAGGAGCGCGGCGCAGGACAGCAGGCCCACGGAGAGTCCGATCACCGTCAGTCTGCCGAAGCGGTCGGACAGCACGCCCATCACCGGCGAGAACGCGTACATACCGGCGATGTGGCCGCTGATGACCAGGCCGATCAGTTGGATCCCCGCGCCGTGGTGGCTCAGCGCGACGGGGGTCATCGACATGATCGACACCATTGCGGTGTGCGAGATCGCGACCGTGACGAGCGCCAGTCTGGCCCCGGCGGACTCCCGTACGGCACGGACCCCCGCACGCAGCGACCTCTCCTCCTCGTCCCCTTCCTCCGACGGCGCGAGTGCCCGGGCCGTCAGCAGCGGATCGGGCCGCAGCAGCAGGGCGACGACCACCGCCGCGATCAGGAAGACCCCGGCCGCCCAGACGAACGGCCCGGCGGCCTCGGGTATCCCGGACCCGGAGACACTCCGGCCCGCCGGTGCGGCGATGTTCGGTCCCAGGACCGCCCCGATCGTGGTCGCCCACACCACCAGGGAGATGGCGCGGGCGCGTCTCGTCGGCTCCGCCAGGTCCGCTGCGGCGAATCGCGCCTGGAGGTTCGCCGAGGAGGCGGCTCCGAAGGCCGCCATGCCCGTCAGCAGGAGCGGGAAGTTGCCGAGCACCGACGCGAGTACCACGACACCGGCCCCCGCGGACCCGATCACATAGGCCAGTACCAGCCCGGGACGCCGCCCGCGGGCGGTCATCAGCGCGGCGAGCGGAACGGACAGCAGTGCCGTGCCGGTGACCGTCGCGGTGGGGGCGAGGCCCGACAGGGCCTCCGACCCGCTGATCTGCTGGGCCAGTACGGCGGCCAGCGCGATGCCGGTCGCGACCCCGAGACCGCCGAGGATCTGGCTCGCGATCAGCACCGGAGTGATCCGGCGGCGCAGGGCGGGCAGGTCCCTGGAGCCGGCGGCTATGGGCACGTCATGAGAGGTACTTGCCACTGCCGCAGTCTGCCAGTGACATCGGCTCCACGGCACCCCGGCCGTCGTGCCGCGGTGCCGTCGCACGCGGTCCGTGCGGCCCGGGCCGGTCAGAAGAGCGGCTGCGGCAGGACTCCTTCCAGCGCCAGCAGCTTCCGCTTGGTCTCGAGACCGCCGCCGAAACCGCCCAGGCCGCCGTCGTTCTCCACCACGCGGTGGCACGGCACCACCAGGGGCAGGGGGTTGGACCCCATCGCCGCGCCCACCGCCTGGGCGGAGCCGGGCCGGCCCACCCGGTCGGCCAGCTCCCCGTACCCCACGACCGTGCCGTACGGCACCGTTTCCACGAGCTCGCGCAGTACCTGGCGGTTGAAGCCGGACGTCAGCGACCAGTCCAGCGGCAGCCCGAACTCCGAGCGCCGCCCCGCGAAGTACTCCGCGAGCCGGCGTATCGGCTCGGCCAGCAGTCCCGAGCCCGGGGCGTCCTCGACCCCCCGGCGGCCCAGGCGGTCCGCGAGCCGGCCGACGGCTCTGGCCCGCACCGGCTCCCGGGCGTGGAAGACGACGCTCACCAGCCCGTCCTCGGTCGCGGCGAGCAGCAGCGGCCCGATGCCCGAGTCCACGACGGTCCACTCGAAGCTCTTCATGCGGACCACCGTACGGCCGGGCACCGACAGCCGCCCCGGCCTGTGGAAAACCCGGACCGGGCTCCCGGGCCGGTGCTCGGACCGCCGGGGCCCGGGCCGTGCGCACCGGTCGGCCGCGGGCGGGTGCCCGGCCGCGGCACCCGGCACCCGGCACCCGGCGAACCTGCCGGCACGCCGTCGCGGCGGAGTCCGCCGAGGTCACCGCGCCGGGTCGGGCCGGCTCGGGTCGGGCCGCCCCGGGTCGGTTCGGTCGACTCGGTCGGTTCGGTCGACGTGCCATGGGCTCGCGGACCAATCACGTACGGTCACATGACGGACACAAGACGCTCGGAACCCTCGCGCCGCGGCTCCCGGTCCACGCTGTCCTCGCGGATGAATTCCCCTCCCGATCTTTGCTTGCCAGGGCGCTCGCCATACGCTCGCCCGGGACGGCCTTCTCGACGGGACGCACGAGGACACCTGGCGACACATGGGGCGAAGGGCATAGCGCGATGCAGGGCACAGTGGACGGTTTCAGCCATGGGCTCGTCACACCCGTGGCCGCGTACCTCATGGCGTGCCTGGGGGGTGTGCTCGGGCTGCGCTGCACGACCAGGGCACTGCGGAGCGGGGGCGTCGTACGGCCGGGTTGGCTGGCGCTCGGCGCCGTCTCCATCGGTTCCGGGATCTGGACGATGCACTTCGTCGCCATGACGGGCTTCGCCGTGGACGGAGTGCCGATCCGCTACGACCCCGTGATCACCTTCGCCAGCCTCGGCGTCGCCGTCGTGATGACCGCGATCGGGACGTTCGTCGTCGGCCACCGCGGCGCGAACACGATGGCCCTGGTCACCGGAGGCATGATCACCGGCCTTGGCATCGCGACCGTGCACTACCTGGGCATGGCGGGCATGCGGCTCAGTGGGCGGATCGAGTACGACACCCCGACCGTGGCCCTGTCGGTGGTGATCGCCGTCGTGGCGGCGACGGCCGCGTTGTGGGCGGCGGTCTCGGTCCGCGGTTTCCTGTCGAGCCTCGGCGCCGGCCTGGTGATGGGTGTGGCGGTGAGCGGCATGCACTACACCGGCATGGCCGCCGTCACCGTCCATGTGCACGGTGCCGCCTCGCCGCCGGCCGACGGCGACAGCCCGCTCGCGCTCCTCGCCCCGATGCTGGTGGGGCCCGTGGTGTTCCTGGTCCTGGCGGCGTTGATCGTCGTGTCCGACCCCGCGCTCCTCACGGGCGGCCCGGACCCACGGCACGCTCCTGCCGTGGGGCGCGCGGCCGCCGTGGGCGTGCCCGCGCAGCGCCGGCCCTCCCACGCCGAGCCGGCGAACCGGGCGGCGCCCACCCGAGAGGCCCGTCGCGGCGTCCAGCGGGCCCGCAGGCCCTGACGGTCCCGCCCGTCGCGCCCCGGTGGCAGCTGCCGGGCGAGGCGGCCCCCGGGCCCGCCGCCCAGCCGTCGCGACCGGTCCGGGCCGGTTGTCAGTGGGGGGTCGTACGGTTGATGGCATGCGGCCCGTTACCGAGATCGAACGCACGATGGCGCCCTTCGAGGTCGTCAGTCCCTACAAGCCCAGTGGCGACCAGCCCGCGG is a window encoding:
- a CDS encoding methylated-DNA--[protein]-cysteine S-methyltransferase, whose translation is MKSFEWTVVDSGIGPLLLAATEDGLVSVVFHAREPVRARAVGRLADRLGRRGVEDAPGSGLLAEPIRRLAEYFAGRRSEFGLPLDWSLTSGFNRQVLRELVETVPYGTVVGYGELADRVGRPGSAQAVGAAMGSNPLPLVVPCHRVVENDGGLGGFGGGLETKRKLLALEGVLPQPLF
- a CDS encoding MHYT domain-containing protein yields the protein MQGTVDGFSHGLVTPVAAYLMACLGGVLGLRCTTRALRSGGVVRPGWLALGAVSIGSGIWTMHFVAMTGFAVDGVPIRYDPVITFASLGVAVVMTAIGTFVVGHRGANTMALVTGGMITGLGIATVHYLGMAGMRLSGRIEYDTPTVALSVVIAVVAATAALWAAVSVRGFLSSLGAGLVMGVAVSGMHYTGMAAVTVHVHGAASPPADGDSPLALLAPMLVGPVVFLVLAALIVVSDPALLTGGPDPRHAPAVGRAAAVGVPAQRRPSHAEPANRAAPTREARRGVQRARRP
- a CDS encoding MFS transporter; its protein translation is MASTSHDVPIAAGSRDLPALRRRITPVLIASQILGGLGVATGIALAAVLAQQISGSEALSGLAPTATVTGTALLSVPLAALMTARGRRPGLVLAYVIGSAGAGVVVLASVLGNFPLLLTGMAAFGAASSANLQARFAAADLAEPTRRARAISLVVWATTIGAVLGPNIAAPAGRSVSGSGIPEAAGPFVWAAGVFLIAAVVVALLLRPDPLLTARALAPSEEGDEEERSLRAGVRAVRESAGARLALVTVAISHTAMVSIMSMTPVALSHHGAGIQLIGLVISGHIAGMYAFSPVMGVLSDRFGRLTVIGLSVGLLSCAALLAGTAGASHGRTAAGLFLLGLGWSAGLVSGSALLTDSVPGPARAAAQGLSDLTMNAAAGIGGVMAGLIVAQGGYGLLNLVGASLLLPLAALAVRRAVTRSDAAAED
- a CDS encoding carbohydrate kinase family protein: MRAAAGHEEPARPGAAGALLVVGDVATDVVARHAEPLTYGTDTAAEIRTLPGGAGANAACWAAHSGCADVRLLGRVGADGAEWHDTLLRNSGVRPTLIPDEEAPTATIVALVDAKAERTFLTDSGAALRLCPADWSAGLLDGVARLHLSGYLFFSEPSRELAGLALVDALERGVPVSVDPASAGFIAALGVDRFLRATAGAAVLLPNADEARLLTGLPDPGDAAAELSRHVPLAVVTLGAGGALVAESGAVTARVAPVPATAVDSTGAGDAFTGAFLAALLSGASPAAAASAGCRAGAHAVTVCGGRPPRNAGTRP
- a CDS encoding pseudouridine-5'-phosphate glycosidase; this translates as MPETTLMMSEEVREALAARRPVVALESTIIAHGLPRPRNLAVAEELETLVRGAGAVPATIAVLDGRAHVGLGKDELERIATDPGVRKLGHRDLAPALAAGASGATTVSATAFLAARAGIRVFATGGLGGVHREWSVTQDESADLRLLARTGITVVCAGVKSILDVPATLQRLETLGVGVLGYGTGHFPGFYLSSSGLPVDWTVRTPEEVADVMRAQDALGGPDTALIVARPVPEDEQLDPALHDRVLAEALDECRERGIGGQAVTPFLLDFLMKRTGGASLEANLAAVRGNVRLAARIAAAL
- a CDS encoding cupin domain-containing protein — its product is MTTFDHSVAGPSSPSFVVHIPDAELEPEPLDPAQIVSGNPVVTGKVLWESEDGKQVRGLWQITPGVVTDTEANELFVVVSGRATVEVEGGATLEIGPGDACVLREGDRTTWTVHETLRKAYHISQ